From one Planifilum fulgidum genomic stretch:
- a CDS encoding ABC-ATPase domain-containing protein, whose protein sequence is MERLRQILTRIDGRGYKAYKDIQGEYRFPFFTLYIDYVQGDPFASPSRIRVRMDQQRARYDRQWYADEHRRIALEDWVLRQAAREVQSLSFRVQGTGKSGLFAVDRPGQEILPRTAVVVNERYVELRLTVGLPARGRTVLGNKAIQMLCEDLPRLVQRSLPASSFDREKLEERLRLADNQKAIRDYLREKGWIAFVANGSILPRESGVSDRPLRHGRVVPFQSPPTMEVAIEVPHGEPIRGMVIKDGITLIVGGGYHGKSTLLKALERGVYDHIEGDGREYVITDRNAVKVRAEDGRRVEKVNISPFINNLPFGRDTVRFSTDDASGSTSQATNIMESLEMGASCLLIDEDTSATNFMIRDGRMQALVAKGKEPITPFIDKVRQMYEELGVSSVLVLGGSGDYFDVADSVIMMDEYLPRDVTEEAKAIAAAKSNGRKREGGDSFGEVTHRVVLSKGFDPRKGKKEKTDAKGLHTIQFGTTTVDLSALEQLVDVSQTRAIAEMMRLLGRMADGRKTLKQLVDELYGRIEEKGLDVISPYFGQHPGDLALPRKLEVAAAVNRLRTLSVQ, encoded by the coding sequence ATGGAACGGTTGAGGCAGATTCTGACTCGGATCGACGGCAGGGGATACAAGGCGTACAAGGATATTCAGGGGGAATACCGGTTTCCTTTTTTTACTTTATATATAGACTACGTCCAGGGGGATCCCTTCGCATCCCCTTCCCGGATCCGGGTGCGCATGGACCAGCAGCGGGCGAGATACGACCGGCAGTGGTATGCGGATGAACACCGGCGGATCGCCCTGGAGGACTGGGTTTTGCGCCAGGCGGCCCGGGAGGTGCAGTCCCTCTCCTTCCGGGTTCAGGGCACGGGGAAGAGCGGCCTGTTTGCGGTGGACCGCCCCGGCCAGGAGATTTTGCCGCGGACGGCGGTGGTGGTGAACGAACGGTACGTCGAACTGAGGCTCACCGTCGGTTTGCCGGCGCGGGGGCGGACGGTGTTGGGGAACAAAGCCATCCAGATGCTCTGTGAAGACCTGCCCCGGCTGGTCCAGCGCAGCCTGCCGGCATCCTCCTTCGACCGGGAGAAGCTGGAGGAGCGGCTGCGCCTGGCGGACAACCAGAAGGCGATTCGCGATTATCTGCGGGAAAAGGGATGGATCGCCTTTGTCGCCAACGGATCCATCCTGCCCCGGGAAAGCGGGGTGAGCGATCGGCCCCTGAGACACGGGCGGGTGGTCCCCTTCCAGTCGCCGCCGACGATGGAGGTGGCCATCGAGGTGCCCCACGGCGAACCGATCCGCGGGATGGTGATCAAGGACGGGATCACCCTGATCGTGGGGGGAGGTTACCACGGAAAAAGCACCCTGCTCAAGGCCCTGGAGCGCGGGGTGTACGACCACATCGAGGGGGACGGCCGGGAGTACGTGATCACCGACCGAAATGCGGTCAAGGTCCGGGCGGAGGACGGCCGCCGGGTGGAGAAGGTGAACATTTCTCCCTTTATCAACAACCTGCCCTTCGGCCGGGACACGGTCCGCTTTTCCACCGACGACGCCAGTGGCAGCACCTCCCAGGCGACCAACATCATGGAGAGCCTGGAGATGGGCGCCTCCTGCCTGCTGATTGACGAGGACACCAGCGCCACCAACTTCATGATCCGCGACGGGCGCATGCAGGCCCTGGTGGCCAAGGGCAAGGAGCCGATCACCCCCTTCATCGACAAGGTGCGCCAGATGTACGAGGAGCTGGGAGTCTCCAGCGTCCTCGTGCTGGGCGGTTCGGGGGATTATTTCGATGTGGCGGACTCGGTGATCATGATGGATGAATATCTGCCCCGCGACGTCACCGAGGAGGCGAAGGCGATCGCCGCCGCGAAGAGCAACGGGCGGAAGCGGGAAGGGGGCGATTCCTTCGGCGAAGTGACGCACCGGGTGGTGCTGTCCAAGGGTTTCGATCCCCGGAAGGGGAAAAAGGAAAAGACGGACGCCAAGGGGCTTCACACGATTCAGTTCGGAACGACCACCGTCGATTTGTCCGCCCTGGAGCAGCTGGTCGATGTGAGCCAAACCCGGGCCATCGCCGAGATGATGCGCCTGTTGGGGCGGATGGCCGACGGGCGGAAAACCCTGAAGCAGTTGGTTGACGAGCTGTACGGGCGGATCGAGGAGAAGGGGCTGGATGTCATTTCCCCCTATTTCGGCCAGCATCCCGGGGATTTGGCCCTTCCGCGGAAGCTGGAGGTGGCCGCGGCGGTCAACCGGCTGCGCACATTGTCCGTTCAGTGA
- the queG gene encoding tRNA epoxyqueuosine(34) reductase QueG, whose product MRPEEIKARLIEEAKRLNIDKIGFASADPFLELKERLIEHRRKGYESGFEEPDLEKRTRPDKILPEAKSLIAIALAYPSRLSNPPKSKPGAYRGIFCRASWGKDYHHVLRERLEALKKCLLDMVPTASAEVLVDTGPLSDRAVAERAGIGWVGKNTALITEEFGSWVYLGEMITDVYLPPDTPVTEGCGDCTACLDACPTGALVQPGQLNAQACLAYLTQTKQMVPEPYREKIGNRLYGCDTCQVVCPKNRKVNFTHQREFRPDPEKVKPLLKPILGMSNRQFRREFGEMAGSWRGRGPIQRNAIIALAHFRDRSAVPLLSRLLREDPRPVIRGTSAWALGKIGGEDALTALCEAEREETDADVRREIGQALARLRREEVSSGSPPKR is encoded by the coding sequence ATGCGTCCGGAGGAGATCAAAGCCCGCTTGATCGAAGAAGCGAAGCGGCTGAACATCGACAAGATCGGCTTTGCGTCCGCCGATCCGTTTCTCGAGCTGAAGGAACGGCTGATCGAGCACCGGCGGAAAGGGTATGAGTCGGGCTTCGAAGAGCCGGACCTGGAGAAGCGGACCCGTCCGGACAAAATCCTGCCCGAGGCGAAGAGCCTCATCGCCATTGCGCTGGCTTACCCCTCCCGGCTTTCCAATCCGCCCAAGTCGAAACCCGGAGCGTATCGCGGCATCTTTTGCCGGGCGTCCTGGGGGAAGGATTATCACCACGTGCTGCGGGAGCGGTTGGAGGCCTTGAAGAAATGCCTGCTGGACATGGTTCCGACCGCCTCCGCGGAGGTCCTGGTGGATACCGGGCCGCTGTCCGACCGGGCCGTCGCGGAACGGGCGGGCATCGGCTGGGTGGGCAAGAATACCGCGCTCATCACCGAGGAGTTCGGCTCCTGGGTGTATCTCGGGGAAATGATCACCGACGTCTACCTGCCACCGGACACTCCGGTGACGGAGGGGTGCGGCGATTGCACCGCCTGCCTGGATGCCTGCCCCACCGGGGCCCTCGTGCAGCCCGGTCAATTGAACGCCCAGGCCTGCCTGGCCTATTTGACCCAGACCAAGCAGATGGTGCCGGAGCCCTACCGGGAAAAGATCGGCAACCGGCTGTACGGCTGTGACACCTGCCAGGTGGTTTGCCCGAAAAACCGGAAAGTGAACTTCACCCACCAGCGGGAATTCCGGCCGGATCCGGAAAAGGTGAAGCCCCTGCTGAAGCCGATTCTCGGCATGAGCAACCGGCAGTTTCGCCGGGAATTCGGGGAGATGGCCGGTTCCTGGCGGGGGAGGGGGCCGATTCAGCGGAACGCGATCATCGCTTTGGCCCACTTCCGCGACCGTTCGGCGGTGCCCCTTCTTTCCCGGCTGCTCCGGGAGGATCCCCGGCCGGTAATCCGCGGGACGTCGGCCTGGGCCCTGGGCAAAATCGGCGGAGAAGATGCGCTTACGGCGCTTTGCGAAGCGGAGCGGGAGGAGACGGATGCCGACGTGCGGCGGGAGATCGGGCAGGCCCTCGCCCGCCTTCGGCGGGAGGAGGTCTCCTCCGGTTCCCCTCCAAAGCGTTGA
- the rnhA gene encoding ribonuclease HI: MKEVTIYTDGACSGNPGPGGWASILMYGGRIKEISGGERMTTNNRMELTAAIEALRRLKEPCRVRLYTDSAYLVNCFEQRWHEKWEKNGWLNSRKEPVENRDLWQELLRLVRIHDVRFLKVKGHADDKWNNRCDELARAAVPRSGDG; encoded by the coding sequence GTGAAAGAAGTGACCATTTACACCGACGGCGCCTGTTCCGGCAACCCCGGTCCGGGAGGATGGGCGTCGATCCTGATGTACGGCGGCCGGATCAAGGAGATTTCCGGCGGGGAAAGGATGACCACCAACAACCGGATGGAGCTGACCGCCGCCATCGAAGCGCTCCGCCGGCTGAAGGAACCGTGCCGGGTCCGGCTTTATACGGACAGCGCCTATCTCGTCAACTGCTTTGAGCAGCGATGGCATGAAAAATGGGAAAAGAACGGGTGGTTGAACAGCAGGAAGGAACCGGTGGAAAACCGGGATTTGTGGCAGGAGTTGCTCCGGCTGGTCCGGATCCACGACGTCCGCTTTCTGAAGGTGAAGGGCCATGCCGACGACAAGTGGAACAACCGGTGCGATGAACTGGCCCGGGCCGCGGTGCCCCGAAGCGGGGACGGCTGA
- a CDS encoding methylated-DNA--[protein]-cysteine S-methyltransferase: MIPEPRVIAWSEMESPIGPLTLAMTPRGICYIDFGAGERTQVELKVWARRRFRSVRLERLDRELEHVKKQLAEYFDGKRRRFDLPVDLYGTPFQLRVWRELKKIPYGEVRSYKELARAIGSPKAVRAVGGANNKNPVPILVPCHRVIGSNGSLVGYGGGLSIKEYLLKLEGAPLPQHPSKG; encoded by the coding sequence ATGATCCCGGAACCGCGCGTCATCGCCTGGAGCGAGATGGAAAGCCCCATCGGACCGCTCACGCTGGCGATGACCCCTCGGGGGATTTGCTATATCGATTTCGGGGCGGGAGAGCGGACGCAGGTCGAGCTGAAGGTGTGGGCCCGGCGACGATTCCGCTCCGTCCGCCTGGAACGTTTGGATCGGGAATTGGAGCATGTGAAAAAACAATTGGCGGAATATTTCGATGGGAAGCGCCGCCGTTTCGACCTTCCCGTCGACCTGTACGGCACTCCCTTCCAGCTCCGCGTCTGGCGGGAGCTCAAGAAGATTCCCTACGGAGAGGTGCGCTCCTACAAGGAATTGGCCCGGGCCATCGGATCCCCCAAGGCCGTGCGCGCCGTCGGCGGGGCCAACAACAAAAATCCCGTGCCGATCCTGGTTCCCTGTCACCGCGTGATCGGCTCCAACGGTTCCCTGGTCGGATACGGAGGCGGGTTGTCCATCAAGGAATATCTGCTGAAGCTGGAGGGTGCCCCCTTGCCGCAGCACCCATCGAAGGGATGA